The following proteins are encoded in a genomic region of Methylococcales bacterium:
- the pssA gene encoding CDP-diacylglycerol--serine O-phosphatidyltransferase produces the protein MNQTKLPRHRGIYLLPNLFTTGAMFSGFYAITSAINENFEAAAIAIFVAMILDGLDGRVARMTHTQSEFGVQYDSLSDMVSFGVAPGLVMYLWAFSSLGKLGLFAAFVHTAGGALRLARFNTQAETADKRYFQGLPSPAAAAILAGFLWICVEYNYDIESLKFIALILTISTGLLMVSNFRYSSFKEIDFKGRVPFVATIVVMLSLAFIMIQPPAMLFLLFLAYAISGPVITLVTLRQKRLQKKIK, from the coding sequence ATGAACCAAACTAAATTACCGCGTCATCGAGGTATTTATTTATTACCCAATTTATTTACCACGGGGGCCATGTTTTCTGGTTTTTATGCCATTACCTCGGCGATTAATGAAAATTTTGAAGCCGCTGCGATTGCAATTTTTGTCGCCATGATTTTAGATGGTTTAGATGGTCGAGTCGCACGAATGACCCACACACAAAGTGAATTTGGGGTGCAATATGACAGTCTATCGGACATGGTTTCTTTTGGGGTTGCGCCTGGTTTAGTGATGTATTTATGGGCTTTTTCATCACTTGGAAAATTAGGCTTATTTGCCGCCTTTGTCCATACCGCAGGGGGAGCTTTACGACTTGCCCGCTTTAACACCCAAGCTGAAACAGCCGACAAACGTTATTTTCAAGGCTTACCCAGTCCCGCAGCAGCGGCCATTCTCGCAGGTTTTTTATGGATTTGTGTTGAATATAACTATGATATTGAATCGTTAAAATTTATTGCCTTAATACTGACGATTAGTACAGGATTATTAATGGTGAGTAATTTTCGATACTCTAGTTTTAAAGAAATAGATTTCAAGGGGCGCGTCCCTTTTGTGGCCACCATTGTTGTTATGCTGAGTTTAGCTTTTATTATGATACAACCCCCAGCCATGCTATTTTTACTTTTTTTAGCCTATGCAATTTCAGGGCCTGTGATTACGTTGGTTACCTTACGACAAAAACGATTACAAAAAAAAATAAAATAA